A part of Candidatus Methylomirabilota bacterium genomic DNA contains:
- a CDS encoding NIPSNAP family protein produces the protein MIYEIRTYRIAAGSLAEVEKRFGEAYEYRKKYSELTAFWHTEIGPLNEIVHVWGYRDLAERARIRGEAVKDPNWPPKIGEFVRAMRSEIVVPFSFVPEARPGKVGPIFELRYYTLKPGMLAEVAKGWEAKVPERMKLSPIVLAGGVEFGKANGFVHVWAYSSLDQRAQVRDEARKKGVWPPPGSPDRLLTQENKILLPAAFSPLQ, from the coding sequence ATGATCTACGAGATCCGGACCTACCGCATCGCCGCTGGCAGCCTGGCCGAGGTCGAGAAGCGCTTCGGCGAGGCCTACGAGTACCGGAAGAAGTACTCGGAGCTGACCGCCTTCTGGCACACGGAGATCGGACCGCTCAACGAGATCGTCCACGTCTGGGGGTACCGGGACCTCGCCGAGCGGGCGCGCATCCGGGGTGAGGCGGTGAAGGACCCGAACTGGCCGCCCAAGATCGGCGAGTTCGTCCGCGCCATGCGGTCGGAGATCGTGGTGCCGTTCTCGTTCGTGCCCGAGGCCCGCCCGGGCAAGGTGGGGCCGATCTTCGAGCTGCGCTACTACACGCTGAAGCCTGGCATGCTCGCCGAGGTGGCCAAGGGCTGGGAGGCAAAAGTCCCCGAGCGCATGAAGCTCTCGCCCATCGTCCTCGCGGGCGGCGTCGAGTTCGGCAAGGCCAACGGGTTCGTCCACGTCTGGGCCTACTCGAGCCTCGATCAGCGCGCCCAGGTGCGGGACGAGGCCAGGAAGAAGGGCGTCTGGCCCCCGCCGGGCTCGCCCGACCGCTTGCTGACGCAGGAGAACAAGATTCTTCTGCCCGCCGCCTTCTCGCCGCTCCAGTAG